One part of the Phaenicophaeus curvirostris isolate KB17595 chromosome 2, BPBGC_Pcur_1.0, whole genome shotgun sequence genome encodes these proteins:
- the RAD51AP2 gene encoding RAD51-associated protein 2: MASPGNAPRHPQGTDHGFAKAQTSEFPSSSSGSSVAVELCVSNKTRTVSASIEITFVRMESKRLLFASSDENECYLYAKRIKIESNQKIIEKEEQQNLKQSIHSVNSYQTTPNEPVYLSEKQNSWALEKQTSENKQSTKKRSSENETRIPMKDNVSLNVCGQPLKAELHNDVSNTANIGRNLRGLNPSQMQQNNIQQNNRRNGDNDLKQNSSVTPLNIDLFQTEMLSHKSDSDKKWKKYQLLQSPFLCGTSSVFSHKEHEKNNFLKKVCTAGDKDYSSNVSETTIERDNKEKKNSSYVIPTLKPFKSLQLLEIPNFQFPSISNKLNSKIPSTHLKEMDWESFKGQSSLVQSQQIHGVQKMTETGKHKMQNDRSSVKASTVGSEFKEKNYPSVSKQEHGALAEGGKVSLTCFRENSTDIECNQIFAENNFKDKMQENSDSDDDQKSRIYIYISAKNVQNEKCINCNDLLKRMGWKSSNDNTDTLHIQMNVPVITEALEKNKLDVYWDVRNSNSDIILYEAESKLSTKEILGFKRNTLLSAGGKFVRVENYPLCGKKQVQLNSCTDNTMWQTTEFHEENETYQGFVNSKFVENLDKIPVVNQDSSVTEKLSEENAITCSKQVHNLPARSNDVLVLPEQSKTTLEKCNSVFLQGSQTNTREYCETIDTCSPNLANEKLEDQNTYSRNFENLFPSSSDVYHSDTLPLDNRSSGNEERVISECGHCRSSSSADKRDQSEKNHASIQYPSAESPTMTNTDLRLQAMETEPFSLQEHTEISKGVSLEPTTLKHIEYVEEQEEISDEQMHVANESRCETVMNDLIMSHSKDKSKTFFAAEEKLKMHLPVMNNGHLEDAEDKYLPLENEITYEFELKKKFDLVLEELHMFHEISKGNENNLSSLETNSHSNYCELNNSVGIDENATSASQKKMLISSPICVAIEGQNISDNNESSLNKKISNENEDENPSREYCTSRLSNEELLHSPVAEGYFDAAYNKAYTWNPAFLSCTLFSEQNYNLPKEGGYFLSREVMRVQPLKTCKGPIKIGLSRKARPKQLHPYLK; the protein is encoded by the exons GACTGTATCAGCAAGTATAGAAATTACTTTTGTGAGAATGGAAAGTAAAAGACTTTTATTTGCATCATCTGATGAAAATGAATGCTACCTATATGCAAAGCGGATTAAAATAGAAAGTAATCAAAAAATCATAGAGAAAGAGGAGCAGCAAAATTTGAAACAGAGCATACACTCTGTGAACAGTTATCAAACAACACCAAATGAACCTGTTTATTtgtcagaaaagcaaaacagctgGGCATTAGAAAAgcaaacttcagaaaataaacaatccACCAAAAAAAGAAGTTCTGAAAATGAAACCCGAATTCCTATGAAAGACAATGTTTCATTGAATGTATGTGGACAGCCTCTTAAAGCAGAATTACACAATGATGTAAGTAATACTGCTAATATAGGTAGAAACCTACGTGGGCTAAATCCATCCCAAATGCAGCAGAACAATATACAACAAAATAATAGAAGAAATGGAGATAATGACCTCAAACAAAATTCCTCAGTTACACCCTTAAACATAGACTTGtttcaaacagaaatgttaAGTCATAAGTCTGACTCTGataagaagtggaaaaaataccAGCTTTTGCAAAGTCCATTTTTGTGTGGTACCAGTTCTGTATTTTCACACAAAgaacatgagaaaaataattttctgaaaaaagtaTGTACTGCAGGAGATAAAGATTATTCCAGTAACGTCAGTGAAACTACTATAGAAAGagataataaggaaaaaaaaaattcatcataTGTAATTCCAACATTAAAGCCTTTTAAAAGTCTACAGCTACTGGAAATCCCTAATTTTCAGTTTCCTAGCAtctcaaataaattaaatagcAAAATACCATCAACTCACTTGAAGGAGATGGATTGGGAGAGTTTTAAAGGCCAGTCATCTTTGGTGCAATCTCAACAGATACATGGTGTGCAAAAAATGACTGAGACAGGGAAacacaaaatgcaaaatgaTAGGAGCAGTGTAAAAGCTTCAACTGTTGGTTctgaatttaaagaaaagaattacCCATCAGTTAGCAAACAAGAGCATGGTGCCttggcagaaggaggaaaagtaTCTCTAACctgtttcagagaaaacagcactgaCATTGAAtgcaatcaaatatttgctgaaaataatttcaaagataAAATGCAGGAGAATTCAGATAGCGATGATGACCAGAAGTCAAGGATTTACATTTATATTAGTGCTAAAAATGTTCAGAATGAGAAATGTATAAACTGTAATGATCTATTGAAGAGAATGGGGTGGAAAAGCAGtaatgacaacacagacacacTTCATATACAGATGAATGTTCCAGTAATAACCGAAGCACTAGAGAAAAATAAGTTAGACGTATACTGGGATGTGCGTAATTCCAACAGTGATATTATTTTGTATGAAGCAGAGTCAAAACTCTCAACAAAAGAAATACTTGGTTTCAAAAG GAATACTTTATTGTCAGCTGGAGGAAAATTTGTACGAGTGGAGAATTATCCTTTATGTGGCAAAAAGCAAGTGCAGTTAAACTCTTGCACAGATAATACTATGTGGCAAACCACAgaatttcatgaagaaaatgaaacttaTCAAGGCTTTGTGAATTCTAAGTTTGTAGAAA ACTTGGACAAGATCCCAGTTGTAAACCAAGACAGTTCTGTCACAGAAAAGTTGTCTGAAGAAAATGCTATCACTTGTTCAAAACAGGTTCATAATTTGCCTGCTAGATCAAACGATGTCTTAGTTCTACCTGAGCAGTCAAAAACAACTCTGGAAAAATGTAATTCTGTCTTTTTACAAGGTAGCCAAACAAACACACGTGAATATTGTGAAACAATAGATACTTGTAGCCCAAATTTAGCAAATGAAAAACTAGAAGACCAAAATACTTATAGCCgaaattttgaaaatttatttcctagTTCCTCAGATGTTTATCACTCTGACACTTTGCCATTAGATAACAGATCTTCTGGCAATGAGGAGAGAGTAATAAGTGAATGTGGACACTGCAGGAGTTCCTCAAGTGCAGACAAGCGAgatcaaagtgaaaaaaatcatgccTCTATTCAATATCCATCCGCAGAAAGTCCTACCATGACAAATACAGATTTGAGATTACAGGCTATGGAAACAGAGCCGTTTTCTTTACAAGAGCATACAGAGATAAGTAAGGGAGTTAGTTTAGAACCCACAACTTTAAAACATATTGAATATGTAGAAGAACAGGAAGAGATAAGCGATGAACAAATGCATGTAGCTAATGAAAGTCGGTGTGAGACTGTGATGAATGACTTGATTATGTCACATTCAAAAGACAAATCTAAAACATTCTTtgctgcagaagagaaattaaaaatgcatttaccCGTAATGAACAATGGACATCTTGAAGATGCAGAAGATAAGTATTTACctttagaaaatgaaatcaCATATGAAtttgaactgaagaaaaaatttgATTTAGTGCTAGAAGAGCTGCATATGTTTCATGAAATTAGcaagggaaatgaaaacaatttatcTAGTTTGGAAACAAACTCACACAGCAATTATTGTGAATTAAATAATTCTGTGGGGATAGATGAAAATGCAACAAGTGCTtctcaaaagaaaatgcttatttCTTCTCCTATCTGTGTTGCTATAGAAGGGCAAAACATAAGTGATAATAATGAAAGTTCATTAAACAAAAAGAtatcaaatgaaaatgaagatgaaaaccCATCTAGAGAATATTGTACTTCAAGACTGTCAAATGAAGAATTGCTGCATTCACCTGTTGCAGAAG gttattttgatgcagcttaTAATAAGGCATATACATGGAACCCTGCTTTTTTATCCTGCACACTATTTAGTGAACAAAACTATAACTTACCGAAAGAGGGAG